Proteins encoded within one genomic window of Manis pentadactyla isolate mManPen7 chromosome 4, mManPen7.hap1, whole genome shotgun sequence:
- the CD79B gene encoding B-cell antigen receptor complex-associated protein beta chain isoform X2, which translates to MAGLALSPMPSSWLVVVLLLLSDEMVPAAKSENVDLKGGACSRIWQNPRFVAKKRGSMVEIKCYTDDLGNVSWLRKQETDLEPKPLLKEDRIQRTQNGSVATLIIRGIQFQDNGIYFCLQNCLKGPPTQGCGTELRVMGFSTLEQLKRRNTLKDGIIMIQTLLITLFIIVPIFLLLDKDDSKAGMEEDHTYEGLDIDQTATYEDIVTLRTGEVKWSVGEHPGQE; encoded by the exons ATGGCCGGGCTGGCGCTGTCGCCCATGCCCAGCAGCTGGCTGGTGGTGGTACTGCTGCTGCTCTCAG ACGAGATGGTGCCAGCAGCCAAATCAGAGAACGTGGACCTTAAAG GAGGCGCTTGTTCCAGGATCTGGCAGAACCCTCGTTTCGTGGCCAAGAAACGGGGCTCCATGGTGGAAATAAAGTGCTACACGGATGACCTCGGCAACGTGAGCTGGCTCCGGAAGCAGGAGACGGACTTGGAGCCCAAGCCACTGCTGAAAGAGGACCGCATCCAACGCACTCAGAATGGCTCTGTCGCCACCCTCATCATCCGAGGCATCCAGTTTCAGGACAATGGCATCTACTTCTGCCTGCAGAACTGCTTGAAGGGGCCGCCCACCCAGGGCTGTGGCACTGAGCTGCGAGTCATGG GATTCAGCACCTTGGAGCAGCTGAAGCGACGGAACACACTGAAAGACGGCATCATCATGATCCAGACACTGCTCATCACCCTCTTCATCATCGTCCCCATCTTCCTGCTGCTGGACAAG GATGACAGCAAAGCTGGGATGGAGGAAGATCACACCTATGAG GGCCTGGATATTGACCAGACGGCCACCTATGAGGACATAGTGACTCTGCGGACAGGGGAGGTGAAGTGGTCGGTGGGTGAGCACCCAGGCCAGGAGTGA
- the CD79B gene encoding B-cell antigen receptor complex-associated protein beta chain isoform X1, giving the protein MAGLALSPMPSSWLVVVLLLLSADEMVPAAKSENVDLKGGACSRIWQNPRFVAKKRGSMVEIKCYTDDLGNVSWLRKQETDLEPKPLLKEDRIQRTQNGSVATLIIRGIQFQDNGIYFCLQNCLKGPPTQGCGTELRVMGFSTLEQLKRRNTLKDGIIMIQTLLITLFIIVPIFLLLDKDDSKAGMEEDHTYEGLDIDQTATYEDIVTLRTGEVKWSVGEHPGQE; this is encoded by the exons ATGGCCGGGCTGGCGCTGTCGCCCATGCCCAGCAGCTGGCTGGTGGTGGTACTGCTGCTGCTCTCAG CAGACGAGATGGTGCCAGCAGCCAAATCAGAGAACGTGGACCTTAAAG GAGGCGCTTGTTCCAGGATCTGGCAGAACCCTCGTTTCGTGGCCAAGAAACGGGGCTCCATGGTGGAAATAAAGTGCTACACGGATGACCTCGGCAACGTGAGCTGGCTCCGGAAGCAGGAGACGGACTTGGAGCCCAAGCCACTGCTGAAAGAGGACCGCATCCAACGCACTCAGAATGGCTCTGTCGCCACCCTCATCATCCGAGGCATCCAGTTTCAGGACAATGGCATCTACTTCTGCCTGCAGAACTGCTTGAAGGGGCCGCCCACCCAGGGCTGTGGCACTGAGCTGCGAGTCATGG GATTCAGCACCTTGGAGCAGCTGAAGCGACGGAACACACTGAAAGACGGCATCATCATGATCCAGACACTGCTCATCACCCTCTTCATCATCGTCCCCATCTTCCTGCTGCTGGACAAG GATGACAGCAAAGCTGGGATGGAGGAAGATCACACCTATGAG GGCCTGGATATTGACCAGACGGCCACCTATGAGGACATAGTGACTCTGCGGACAGGGGAGGTGAAGTGGTCGGTGGGTGAGCACCCAGGCCAGGAGTGA